A window of Sander vitreus isolate 19-12246 chromosome 18, sanVit1, whole genome shotgun sequence contains these coding sequences:
- the extl3 gene encoding exostosin-like 3, whose amino-acid sequence MQRNGGGVGAGGQPWVLRRVRLTWLSFMLFFILVFFPLIAHYYLTTIDEAGGPDKRIFGPRPGGELCEAKHVQDLCRIRESVSEELLQLEAKRQELNGEIARLNLRIEACKRSIDSAKQDLLQLKNVISQTEHSYKELMAQNQPKLSLPVRLLPDKEDPGLPPPKSGRSCRLRSCFDYARCPLTSGFPVYVYDTGSYPWADYLDPLVKQAFAASVKNNIYITDNPSIACLYLVLVGELQESVSPLPSPSELEKQLKALPYWRSDGHNHVLVHLSRKSMTQNFLYNVSTGRAAVAQSTFLEQQYREGFDLVVSPLVHALTEPNFLEVPPQVPVKRKYLFTFQGERVESLRSSLQEAPPQSFEEEMEGDPPADYDDRIIGTLKAVQDSHLDQVLVEFTCKNPRPSLPTEWALCGEREDRLEVLKVSTFGLVIAPGDGQLVASAGCGMRLFEALEVGTIPVVLGDHSRLPYHQFIRWSEAAIIVPKPRVTELHFLLRSLSDNDMLAMRRQGRFLWETYFSTSENVLNTLLASIRTSIQVPAAPIKEEPVHEIPHKAGKLAGTDANLADNGDLDLGPVETEPPYASPRFLRNFTYTAADTYRAWNQAPGPFHLFPHTPLDPVLPSEAKFLGSGTGFRPIGGGTGGSGKEFQAALGGNVPREQFTVVMLTYEREEVLMNSLERLNGLPYLNKVVVVWNSPKPPSDDLLWPDIGLPIVVVRTEKNSLNNRFLPWDAVETEAILSIDDDAHLRHDEIMFGFRVWREARDRIVGFPGRYHAWDVNHQSWLYNSNYSCELSMVLTGAAFFHKYYAYLYSYVMPQAIRDMVDEYINCEDIAMNFLVSHITRKPPIKVTSRWTFRCPGCPQALSHDDSHFHERHKCINFFVKVYGYMPLLYTQFRVDSVLFKTRLPHDKTKCFKFI is encoded by the exons ATGCAGCGTAACGGTGGTGGGGTCGGTGCCGGTGGCCAGCCATGGGTGTTACGGCGTGTGCGTCTCACCTGGCTCAGTTTCATGCTCTTCTTCATCCTGGTCTTCTTCCCACTCATTGCCCACTACTACCTCACTACCATTGACGAAGCTGGGGGTCCTGATAAGCGCATCTTTGGGCCGCGTCCCGGTGGCGAACTGTGTGAGGCCAAACATGTGCAGGATCTGTGCCGAATCCGCGAGTCTGTCAgtgaggagctgctgcagctggaggCCAAGAGGCAGGAGCTCAACGGGGAGATCGCCCGACTCAACCTGCGCATTGAGGCCTGCAAGCGCAGCATTGATAGCGCCAAGCAGGATCTGCTGCAGCTGAAGAATGTTATTAGCCAGACAGAGCATTCCTATAAAGAACTAATGGCCCAGAACCAGCCCAAGCTATCACTGCCGGTCAGGCTGCTGCCAGACAAAGAGGACCCAGGACTGCCACCACCCAAGTCTGGGCGCTCCTGCCGCCTACGCTCCTGCTTCGACTATGCACGCTGCCCTCTTACGTCTGGGTTTCCTGTGTATGTCTACGACACGGGCTCCTATCCATGGGCGGACTATCTTGACCCCCTGGTGAAGCAGGCTTTTGCAGCATCAGTTAAGAACAACATTTATATAACTGACAACCCCAGCATTGCCTGTCTGTATTTGGTGCTGGTAGGGGAGCTGCAGGAGTCCGTCTCCCCACTGCCATCTCCTTCAGAGCTGGAGAAGCAACTAAAAGCTCTCCCTTACTGGAGATCTGATGGACACAATCATGTGTTGGTTCATCTCTCTAGAAAGTCCATGACACAGAACTTCCTGTATAATGTGAGCACAGGACGGGCGGCAGTCGCTCAGTCCACCTTTCTGGAGCAGCAGTACCGTGAGGGCTTTGACTTGGTTGTGTCCCCACTGGTTCATGCCCTCACAGAACCAAACTTTTTGGAAGTGCCCCCTCAAGTTCCTGTAAAGAGGAAATACCTCTTCACCTTCCAGGGCGAGAGGGTGGAGTCACTGAGGAGCAGCTTACAGGAGGCACCCCCTCAGTCTTTTGAGGAGGAAATGGAAGGAGACCCACCAGCCGACTACGATGATCGCATCATCGGCACTTTAAAGGCGGTGCAGGACAGCCACTTGGATCAGGTGCTGGTGGAGTTTACCTGCAAGAACCCACGGCCAAGTTTGCCAACTGAGTGGGCTCTttgtggagagagggaggacagGCTGGAGGTGCTAAAGGTTTCAACGTTTGGCTTGGTGATTGCTCCAGGGGATGGACAGCTGGTGGCCTCAGCAGGCTGTGGGATGAGGCTCTTTGAGGCCCTAGAGGTAGGGACCATCCCAGTCGTATTGGGGGATCACTCCAGACTTCCATATCACCAGTTTATTCGATGGAGTGAAGCTGCCATTATAGTCCCCAAGCCTCGTGTCACAGAGCTACACTTCCTGCTGCGCAGCCTATCAGACAATGACATGTTGGCTATGAGGCGGCAGGGCCGCTTTCTGTGGGAGACCTACTTCTCCACCTCAGAGAATGTTCTTAACACCCTTCTGGCCAGCATCAGAACCAGCATCCAGGTTCCCGCTGCACCCATCAAAGAAGAGCCAGTCCACGAGATTCCCCACAAAGCAGGGAAGCTGGCAGGAACTGATGCCAACCTGGCTGACAACGGTGATCTGGATTTGGGTCCTGTCGAGACAGAGCCCCCCTACGCCTCTCCACGCTTTCTCCGCAACTTCACATACACAGCTGCAGACACCTATAGAGCATGGAACCAGGCCCCGGGTCCTTTCCATCTCTTCCCTCACACTCCTCTGGACCCTGTGCTGCCCTCTGAAGCCAAATTCCTTGGCTCAGGTACTGGTTTCAGGCCTATCGGTGGAGGTACGGGAGGCTCGGGGAAGGAGTTTCAGGCAGCTCTTGGAGGGAACGTGCCCCGAGAACAATTCACTGTGGTCATGCTGACTTATGAGAGGGAGGAGGTGCTGATGAACTCTCTGGAGAGGCTCAATGGACTGCCGTACCTCAACAAGGTAGTGGTGGTGTGGAACTCACCCAAGCCTCCTTCAGATGACCTGCTGTGGCCAGACATCGGTCTGCCGATTGTG GTTGTCCGCACAGAAAAGAACAGCCTCAACAACCGTTTCCTTCCCTGGGACGCCGTGGAAACCGAGGCCATTCTGTCGATTGATGATGATGCTCATCTTCGCCATGATGAGATCATGTTCGGGTTCAG AGTGTGGCGTGAGGCCAGAGATCGCATCGTGGGTTTCCCCGGGAGATATCATGCGTGGGACGTGAACCATCAGTCCTGGCTGTACAACTCCAACTACTCCTGTGAGCTCTCCATGGTCCTGACAGGAGCTGCTTTCTTCCATAAG tACTATGCCTACCTGTACTCCTACGTGATGCCCCAAGCCATCAGGGACATGGTGGACGAGTACATAAACTGCGAGGACATCGCCATGAACTTCCTGGTCTCTCACATCACCCGCAAACCACCCATCAAG GTAACATCGCGTTGGACTTTCCGCTGTCCTGGCTGCCCTCAGGCCCTTTCACACGATGACTCGCATTTCCACGAACGCCACAAGTGCATCAACTTCTTCGTCAAGGTGTACGGCTACATGCCACTACTGTACACGCAGTTTCGCGTAGACTCTGTGCTGTTTAAGACTCGTTTGCCCCATGACAAGACCAAGTGCTTCAAGTTCATCTAG
- the syt14b gene encoding synaptotagmin-14b produces MAIDGGGRNCGVHELICARRVSPELLGVLSSIAAFMALMALFFLYLSNKLSVESPADLSHLSGYENNQPEGVLSGSEEDRGPEAVAQQNPTSAWRNKRKQSTEQGGYSSEASSERASSIQRIKNSSLSDPQPPPYQDEGSAPRVSSRSRSERGVRRGSSPQHCDSPRCSSDASVDQDTESYLNKGCGEDIPSDSTAVLGPEDGSGSQLPTAYEPEPLGKYGTLDVAFEYDSGEQWLAVTVTAATDIPALKQTGNIAWQVHLVLLPTKKQRAKTGVQKGPCPVFTETFKFSRVEQEALGDYAVRFRLYSIRRMKKEKVLGEKVFYLTKLNLQGKMALPVTLEQGSELTGCGSVVSVSRSAGALSYRSTEDSSLPEILLGLLYNSATGQLSAEVIQGSHFKTTASDKPVNTYVKLTMLDSKGKEMSKCKTAVCRGQPNPTYKETFLFQVALFQLSEVSLVLSVFCRRSSMRPRERLGWVSLGLNSTGEEQQAHWTEMKVAEGQQVCHWHTLTDT; encoded by the exons ATGGCGATTGACG gagGGGGGAGGAACTGTGGTGTTCATGAGCTCATCTGTGCCAGACGAG tctctcCTGAGCTTCTGGGTGTCCTGTCTTCCATTGCAGCCTTCATGGCGTTGATGGCTCTGTTTTTTCTTTACCTCAGCAACAAGCTGTCAGTGGAGAGTCCTGCCGATCTGTCACATCTCAGCGGCTATGAGAACAACCAGCCAG AGGGAGTTTTATCAGGCAGCGAGGAGGACAGAGGGCCCGAGGCCGTGGCCCAGCAGAACCCAACTTCTGCGTGGAGAAACAAACGCAAACAGTCCACTGAACAGGGAGGCTACAGCAGTGAAGCCTCCAGCGAACGGG CCAGCAGCATCCAGAGAATAAAGAACTCCTCCCTCAGTGATCCCCAGCCTCCTCCGTACCAGGACGAGGGCTCGGCGCCACGCGTGTCCTCTCGTTCCCGCTCGGAGCGAGGGGTCCGGAGGGGGTCGTCCCCCCAGCACTGCGACAGCCCCCGCTGCTCCAGTGACGCCAGTGTGGACCAGGACACTGAGAGCTACCTCAACAAAGGCTGTGGGGAGGACATTCCCAGTGACAGCACCGCTGTGCTGGGACCAGAG GACGGCTCTGGTTCCCAGCTCCCTACAGCCTACGAGCCAGAGCCACTTGGCAAATACGGCACGCTGGACGTCGCCTTCGAGTACGACTCCGGTGAGCAGTGGTTGGCCGTCACAGTCACCGCGGCGACAGACATCCCTGCTCTCAAACAGACGGGCAACATTGCGTGGCAGGTCCACCTGGTCCTGCTGCCCACCAAGAAGCAACGGGCCAAGACGGGCGTGCAGAAGGGTCCGTGTCCAGTCTTCACAGAAACATTCAAGTTTTCCAGGGTGGAACAGGAGGCCCTGGGGGACTACGCTGTTCGCTTCCGCCTGTACAGCATCCGGCGGATGAAAAAGGAGAAGGTCCTGGGAGAGAAGGTGTTCTACCTGACTAAGCTCAACCTGCAGGGCAAGATGGCTCTACCTGTCACCCTGGAGCAGGGCTCTGAACTTACA GGTTGCGGCTCTGTAGTGAGCGTGTCTCGCAGTGCAGGAGCTCTGTCCTATCGCTCTACTGAAGACTCTTCCTTGCCAGAGATCCTCCTGGGTCTCCTCTACAACTCTGCCACGGGACAGTTATCTGCTGAGGTCATCCAGGGAAGCCACTTCAAAACCACAGCGTCTGATAAACCCGTCA ACACCTATGTGAAGCTGACCATGCTGGACTCCAAGGGGAAAGAGATGTCCAAGTGTAAAACGGCTGTGTGCCGCGGCCAGCCCAACCCCACCTACAAGGAGACGTTTTTGTTCCAGGTGGCGCTCTTCCAGTTGTCCGAGGTGTCCCTGGTGTTGTCTGTGTTCTGCCGCCGGAGCAGCATGAGGCCCAGGGAGAGGCTGGGCTGGGTCTCCCTGGGCCTCAACAGCACCGGCGAGGAGCAGCAGGCCCACTGGACAGAGATGAAAGTGGCGGAGGGACAGCAGGTCTGCCACTGGCACACACTTACCGACACATAG
- the LOC144533410 gene encoding cytosolic 5'-nucleotidase 1A-like: MCEVKPNNSASTEDIGAERDWAATKAFFDSLKTNKPRPPKPQYAVTIAVSSRTLFDMVAERKIYEDEGLEKYVAYQVEHENDPLMPGVAFPFVKALMNVNSRLRKLYPDNEELFDIVLMTNNHAQVGVRLINSINHYDLTIERFCMTGGKSPIGYLKAYMTNLYLSKDSEKVTEAIEEGIAAATMFMTQTETLSETQLRVAFDGDAVLFSDESEIIVKQHGLDTFFEHEKEFENKPLAQGPLKCFLEALGKLQRKFYAKNERMNCPIRTYLVTARSAASSGARVLKTLRSWGLEIDEALFLAGAPKGPMLQKIKPHIYFDDQMFHIQGANEMGTISAHVPYGIGQKYHKGKLIEQPAKKE; encoded by the exons atgtgtgaagtCAAACCAAACAATTCAGCTTCAACTGAAGACATCGGAGCGGAAAGAGACTGGGCTGCTACCAAAGCGTTTTTTGACAGCCTCAAAACAAACAAGCCAAGACCT CCCAAACCCCAGTATGCTGTCACCATCGCCGTCTCGTCTCGCACCCTCTTCGACATGGTGGCAGAGAGGAAAATCTATGAGGACGAAGGATTAGAGAAGTACGTGGCTTATCAGGTGGAGCATGAAAACGATCCTCTGATGCCAGGAGTTGCTTTCCCCTTCGTCAAG GCGCTGATGAATGTCAACTCTCGACTGAGGAAGCTCTACCCAGACAACGAGGAGCTGTTTGACATCGTCTTAATGACTAACAACCATGCCCAGGTTGGAGTGCGCCTCATAAACAGCATTAATCACTACG ATTTGACTATAGAGAGATTCTGTATGACCGGAGGGAAAAGTCCTATAGGCTACCTGAAGGCCTACATGACAAACCTTTACCTCTCCAAGGACTCAGAGAAAGTCACAGAGGCCATAGAGGAAG GCATTGCTGCAGCCACAATGTTCATGACACAAACGGAGACTTTGAGCGAAACTCAGCTGAGAGTGGCGTTTGATGGCGACGCCGTCCTCTTCTCGGACGAGTCCGAGATAATCGTGAAGCAACACGGGCTGGACACTTTCTTTGAGCACGAGAAGGAGTTTGAGAACAAACCTCTCGCTCAG GGTCCCTTAAAGTGTTTCCTGGAGGCTCTGGGGAAGCTCCAGAGAAAATTCTACGCCAAGAACGAGCGCATGAACTGTCCCATCCGAACCTACCTGGTGACGGCCCGCAGTGCTGCCAGCTCCGGGGCTCGCGTCCTGAAGACTCTCCGCAGCTGGGGCCTGGAGATCGACGAGGCTCTCTTCCTGGCCGGGGCTCCTAAAGGGCCCATGCTGCAGAAAATAAAACCGCACATCTACTTTGACGACCAGATGTTCCACATTCAGGGGGCCAATGAAATGGGCACCATATCTGCACACGTCCCCTACGGGATCGGACAGAAGTACCACAAGGGGAAACTCATCGAGCAGCCTGCAAAAAAGGAATAA